One region of Bactrocera neohumeralis isolate Rockhampton chromosome 5, APGP_CSIRO_Bneo_wtdbg2-racon-allhic-juicebox.fasta_v2, whole genome shotgun sequence genomic DNA includes:
- the LOC126759860 gene encoding myb-like protein Q: MGLTYKALKYRDIKTNVTNAKAGGLPVDAKAVETIAQQEAATLSIEASTAQVNATTTTLPENQQQFTADHIMKLCLFLAEKSRAKQLQQSQQMNARRFYENFLQEAAVDAEEEQMLCDNDADNLHNHLENFENKLKSSKTKLHISTAHQTSPRTIRRSKIKTTEKHIKHSVLTDKFSTSSSTNFLNYSQLPDVCEKTHESTQNLHQQQQYHQHQQDKRDILLKIRQQIFERKRLRQVLSGGQRQNAQYPLATQQHHQHQQQQQLENGYNDAQLQEQVELQRLADVWRPW; the protein is encoded by the exons atggGTTTAACGTATAAAGCATTGAAATACAGAGATATCAAAACGAATGTGACCAATGCGAAGGCGGGTGGCTTGCCTGTCGATGCCAAAGCCGTAGAGACAATAGCACAACAAGAAGCAGCTACTTTGTCCATAGAAGCGAGCACAGCGCAAgtgaatgcaacaacaacaacattgccggaaaatcaacaacaattcACTGCTGATCACATAATGAAATTGTGCTTATTTTTGGCCGAAAAGTCCAGGGCTAAG CAACTCCAACAGAGCCAACAAATGAACGCCCGCCGATTTTATGAAAACTTCCTGCAAGAAGCAGCGGTGGATGCCGAGGAAGAGCAAATGCTTTGCGACAATGATGCCGATAATTTACACAACCATTTAgagaattttgaaaacaaattaaaatcgTCAAAAACCAAATTACACATATCCACCGCCCACCAAACGAGTCCACGTACCATAAGGCGAAGCAAAATAAAAACGACGGAAAAACACATTAAACACTCTGTGTTAACGGATAAATTTTCGACCTCCAGTAGTACAAATTTTCTCAACTATAGCCAACTACCTGATGTCTGCGAAAAAACACATGAAAGCACACAAAACTtgcaccagcaacaacaataccatCAACACCAACAGGATAAACGTGATATTCTATTAAAAATACGACAGCAAATTTTTGAACGTAAGCGTTTGCGACAAGTGCTGAGTGGTGGTCAGCGACAGAATGCACAATATCCGCTCGCAACACAGCAGCATCatcagcaccaacaacaacaacagcttgaAAACGGCTACAACGACGCACAGCTGCAAGAGCAAGTGGAGCTTCAACGATTAGCGGATGTTTGGCGTCCTTGGTGA